The Nerophis lumbriciformis linkage group LG05, RoL_Nlum_v2.1, whole genome shotgun sequence genome contains a region encoding:
- the LOC133605620 gene encoding uncharacterized protein, producing MSGMTSGVCVESDLSSVLQRSSASSHHHPNHHGYGAQGQVSTLAPVLDYSSEMDRYRSSIASFYKTNVNMDVTSFPPSAKLAARLAAAAPIFPPAATRLGAMGAAPWGCHDNMNHPAAVFWGRPKPATTHHHHHHPTPTAPSGHMTPSHPHSSVMHQGSGAPGAVGGGRPDEGGRTEKHSLPVAQTPHHHPMAPSNGNFPPGYGGGADCGINKQGHAHPDVMGLSEGGSCNGGGVLGSSFLGGLGLPPGVIVMAMGSAGGGISDASSAFQMTGSQRVPADCQQHANTSPCPASTSPSGVTAGGVVLSSSSGAAAKRKRKRCGVCGPCRRLINCGVCSSCRNRKTGHQICKFRKCEELKKKPGGGGGGALERPPSVPTGEAFRWFF from the exons ATGTCGGGGATGACGAGCGGCGTGTGCGTGGAGAGCGATCTGTCCTCGGTCCTCCAGAGAAGCTCCGCCTCCTCGCACCATCATCCAAATCACCATGGCTACGGTGCACAGGGCCAG GTGTCCACGCTGGCGCCGGTGTTGGACTACAGCAGCGAGATGGACcgctaccgctcgtccatcgccAGCTTCTACAAGACCAACGTTAACATGGATGTCACCAGCTTCCCGCCGTCCGCCAAGCTGGCGGCCCGATTGGCAGCGGCTGCCCCCATCTTCCCCCCTGCAGCCACCAGACTGGGCGCCATGGGGGCAGCGCCCTGGGGTTGCCACGACAACATGAACCATCCGGCGGCAGTCTTCTGGGGCCGGCCGAAGCCCGCCACCAcgcatcaccaccaccaccacccaacTCCAACCGCACCTTCAGGTCACATGACCCCTTCACACCCCCACAGCAGTGTCATGCACCAGGGCAGCGGGGCACCAGGTGCGGTGGGAGGTGGACGGCCCGACGAGGGTGGACGGACAGAAAAACATTCACTTCCTGTTGCTCAAACACCCCACCACCACCCTATGGCGCCGAGCAATGGGAACTTCCCGCCGGGCTATGGAGGAGGGGCTGACTGTGGCATCAACAAGCAAGGACATGCCCACCCAGATGTGATGGGCCTGTCAGAGGGAGGGAGCTGCAACGGGGGAGGGGTTCTCGGGAGCAGCTTCTTAGGGGGCCTGGGCTTACCCCCGGGTGTCATTGTCATGGCGATGGGGTCGGCCGGGGGTGGGATTTCAGACGCCAGCAGCGCTTTCCAGATGACGGGCAGCCAGCGAGTGCCGGCGGACTGCCAGCAGCACGCCAACACTTCCCCATGTCCCGCCTCTACCTCGCCCTCAGGTGTGACCGCGGGGGGTGTGGTCTTGTCATCGTCGTCAGGGGCGGCAGCCAAGAGAAAGAGGAAACGGTGTGGCGTCTGCGGGCCGTGCAGGCGCCTCATCAACTGTGGCGTGTGTTCGTCATGTCGCAACAGGAAGACAGGTCACCAGATCTGCAAGTTCCGGAAGTGCGAAGAACTCAAGAAGAAGCCGGGGGGAGGCGGGGGAGGGGCACTGGAG AGACCGCCATCTGTCCCGACCGGTGAGGCCTTCCGTTGGTTCTTCTAG